One Nitrospirota bacterium DNA segment encodes these proteins:
- a CDS encoding alpha/beta hydrolase: MVKNSNLQQSPLIIYFGGNAEELSYLIHYSHRIQGWSLALINYRGYGLSEGNPGEKNFCADATAIYDYFAGRPDIDKNRIVTMGRSLGTGVAVFLAKARNIKAVILVSPYDSLVSIGKEHFPFLPVRLLLRHRFDSLAIAPLITSPLLVMVASEDTIIPVKYSKRLAEKWGGPHIFISIQDEDHNTIHENEDYWKNINEFLAGVKADWPQ; this comes from the coding sequence TTGGTAAAAAACTCAAACCTCCAACAATCTCCTCTCATCATATATTTTGGCGGCAATGCCGAGGAATTGTCATATCTCATTCACTATTCCCACAGAATTCAAGGCTGGTCACTGGCATTGATCAATTATCGGGGGTACGGACTGAGTGAGGGGAACCCGGGCGAGAAGAATTTCTGTGCGGATGCAACCGCCATCTATGACTATTTTGCAGGAAGACCTGATATTGACAAAAACAGGATAGTGACAATGGGAAGAAGCCTGGGAACCGGTGTTGCGGTCTTTCTCGCGAAGGCAAGAAACATAAAGGCAGTGATCCTTGTATCTCCTTATGACAGCCTGGTGAGTATCGGAAAGGAACATTTTCCGTTTCTTCCCGTCAGACTTCTCCTCAGGCACCGGTTCGATTCTCTCGCGATAGCCCCGCTGATCACTTCACCCTTGCTGGTGATGGTAGCCTCTGAAGATACGATAATACCCGTCAAATATTCAAAAAGACTCGCGGAGAAATGGGGAGGGCCGCATATCTTTATCTCGATACAGGACGAGGATCATAACACGATACATGAAAACGAGGACTACTGGAAAAACATCAATGAATTTCTGGCAGGGGTTAAAGCAGATTGGCCGCAATAA
- a CDS encoding YncE family protein, protein MNRLAYLKRNVLYALLCVIFSMLIGCASVREHAVFSDATEGQITIFLKVPEITATDITFDLSAVSILSDDGTYREIMNIPVSVNSVAVTGSQIRICEKALQEGRYRKLTLRVTQAFIQRKDTSAHLALPPEGIEIDIDAAVRRGQNTSLFLHWNADGSVVDGYLFRPLLTVRGQTPELSSLLIYVTNEYSNNISVLNRQTGETVATIMVGKNPRGIAASPGRERQRIYVANTGSNSVSVIDPTTNKVETEIPVRFGRQPEAIAVVAISPERELLFVSNFGSNNVSVIDAALYQEIERISVGEGPVALSADPAAENLSASRFLGGGEVALLRRYREKFFNVYVANKNSRSVSVIRMDISRGKADAVMHANVEWNPVALSVDYPRGKVYVANYNHENLSVLDIPQFVSGNHAGAVSSISNIGTSVTSIIADTEIDRLYLLKESTGEIMIIRPFSEAFGNRLTTMSPVIGTIPVGSLPRSMLLDPEGRKIYVVNRGSDDVSVVDKTTRRVEQVIPVGKRPFGIAMFPY, encoded by the coding sequence ATGAATAGACTCGCTTATCTGAAAAGAAATGTGCTGTATGCTCTCCTCTGCGTGATTTTCAGTATGCTTATCGGGTGCGCGTCCGTCCGGGAGCACGCGGTATTTTCAGATGCAACGGAAGGACAGATCACCATTTTCCTCAAGGTCCCCGAAATAACCGCAACAGATATCACCTTTGATCTTTCGGCTGTCAGTATTTTGTCTGATGACGGGACATACAGGGAGATCATGAATATCCCTGTCTCAGTGAACTCTGTCGCAGTAACAGGCTCACAGATCAGGATATGTGAAAAAGCTCTGCAGGAAGGCAGATACCGCAAGCTTACGCTGCGTGTGACTCAGGCTTTCATACAGAGGAAAGATACCTCAGCACATCTGGCGCTGCCGCCGGAAGGCATAGAGATTGACATTGATGCTGCGGTAAGGCGGGGCCAGAATACCTCCCTGTTTTTGCACTGGAACGCTGACGGATCTGTTGTCGACGGATATCTGTTTCGTCCCTTGTTGACGGTTCGGGGCCAGACTCCCGAACTGAGTTCTCTTCTGATATATGTAACGAATGAGTACTCCAACAACATTTCTGTTCTCAACAGACAGACGGGTGAGACAGTAGCCACCATTATGGTCGGAAAAAACCCAAGGGGTATTGCAGCAAGCCCCGGCAGGGAGCGTCAGAGGATCTATGTGGCGAATACCGGATCAAACAGTGTTTCGGTCATAGATCCAACCACAAACAAGGTCGAGACAGAAATCCCCGTGCGTTTTGGAAGACAACCGGAGGCGATCGCGGTTGTTGCCATATCTCCGGAAAGGGAACTCCTCTTCGTATCCAATTTCGGCTCAAACAATGTATCGGTCATTGATGCGGCACTGTATCAGGAGATTGAAAGGATCAGCGTAGGGGAAGGCCCTGTGGCATTGTCGGCAGATCCCGCTGCTGAGAACCTTTCTGCCTCGAGATTCCTGGGTGGGGGTGAAGTTGCCTTGTTGAGAAGATACAGGGAAAAGTTTTTCAATGTCTATGTCGCAAACAAGAATTCCAGGAGTGTATCGGTAATCAGAATGGACATATCAAGGGGCAAAGCCGATGCAGTGATGCACGCGAACGTTGAATGGAACCCGGTTGCGCTCTCAGTCGACTATCCAAGGGGAAAAGTCTACGTAGCGAACTATAACCATGAAAACCTTTCGGTACTGGATATCCCACAGTTTGTGAGTGGTAATCATGCAGGCGCGGTCAGTTCCATTTCCAATATAGGAACTTCAGTGACAAGCATTATTGCAGACACTGAGATTGACAGACTGTATCTCCTGAAGGAAAGCACCGGAGAGATCATGATTATCAGGCCGTTTTCAGAGGCATTCGGTAACCGGTTGACCACGATGTCCCCTGTGATTGGAACGATCCCGGTAGGGAGTCTGCCGAGGTCAATGCTTCTTGATCCGGAAGGAAGGAAGATATATGTCGTCAACAGAGGATCGGATGATGTTTCTGTTGTCGATAAGACAACAAGGCGGGTTGAACAGGTTATTCCGGTCGGCAAGAGACCTTTCGGCATAGCCATGTTCCCATATTAG
- a CDS encoding GNA1162 family protein yields the protein MTKEEFLSAEGQQPKAAGKGRRPNGKDRGHGALVSGGLFSVLLVLCASVFFAYSCGPKYFTRGNTNPDDLKKIAVFPLENFTIDENADNRVRIILISELLSRGVDVVEPGEVTRTFREMKVRSADAVKVAELQEIGRALKADALMLGSVEFFGISRGVSVSYPEVTINLRLIGTSTGDILWSVRNTSGGAGFWTRHFGSETVSLSETAERVVKDALDTLF from the coding sequence ATGACGAAAGAAGAGTTTTTGTCAGCTGAGGGCCAGCAGCCGAAAGCCGCGGGCAAGGGGCGCAGACCAAACGGAAAAGACCGGGGACACGGTGCTCTGGTATCCGGAGGGTTATTCTCTGTGCTCCTTGTCCTCTGTGCTTCCGTTTTTTTTGCTTACAGCTGCGGCCCGAAATATTTTACCAGGGGAAATACCAATCCTGATGACCTCAAGAAGATCGCAGTATTCCCTCTGGAGAATTTTACGATCGATGAAAATGCCGACAATAGAGTCAGGATCATACTGATTTCAGAACTCCTTTCGAGGGGTGTTGATGTGGTGGAGCCTGGAGAAGTGACAAGGACATTCAGGGAAATGAAGGTCAGGTCTGCCGATGCCGTAAAAGTTGCGGAATTGCAGGAAATCGGAAGAGCGCTGAAGGCGGATGCGCTTATGCTGGGTTCTGTGGAATTTTTCGGAATATCACGGGGAGTCTCGGTTTCCTATCCGGAGGTTACCATCAACCTGAGACTTATTGGTACGTCAACGGGAGACATTCTCTGGTCAGTCCGGAATACCTCGGGCGGAGCCGGGTTCTGGACCAGACATTTCGGCTCGGAGACAGTTTCTCTGAGCGAAACTGCAGAGCGTGTGGTAAAAGATGCGCTTGACACACTGTTTTAG
- a CDS encoding NHL repeat-containing protein encodes MEKGTREYQSETISVEITKGILCLITILLLLMPGALMAQTGPDSVTYIDSIREDEEGGKLYFPSCIFAEPERNEIYIIDAKSRIIIYTSDLFPVYTLSKCHGIETPQGLTVDSEGNLYVAQSASKDNPRHRISVYNARLKWVRDIYIEGFENAELFIPYRLAVDKKGNIYASAAYYPGIVILSNHGQLLEVLTAEEDDRKIKLSNVTVDENGRIYLVSEEEGHIYVYDEKRKFLFKFGVKGGSSGKLSRPLAVAVDNQRGRMYVVDYMRHTVSVYDYEGRTLFEFGGLGWGEGWFQHPKDIAVDTEGRILVADTFNDRIEVFQANE; translated from the coding sequence ATGGAAAAGGGAACAAGAGAATATCAGAGTGAAACAATATCTGTGGAAATAACAAAGGGAATTCTCTGTCTGATCACCATATTGTTACTCCTGATGCCCGGAGCACTCATGGCGCAGACAGGTCCGGATTCTGTTACCTACATCGACAGCATACGCGAGGATGAGGAAGGAGGAAAGCTTTACTTTCCTTCATGTATCTTTGCAGAGCCGGAAAGAAATGAGATCTACATAATTGATGCCAAATCGAGAATCATTATCTATACTTCAGATTTGTTTCCTGTGTATACATTGTCCAAATGTCACGGAATCGAGACACCCCAGGGGCTGACGGTGGATTCCGAAGGAAATCTTTATGTTGCGCAGAGCGCGTCGAAAGACAACCCGAGACACAGGATATCGGTGTATAACGCGCGCCTGAAATGGGTGCGCGATATCTATATAGAAGGCTTCGAGAACGCTGAATTATTCATACCCTACCGTCTTGCGGTCGACAAAAAAGGGAATATTTATGCGTCAGCAGCATATTATCCGGGCATTGTCATCCTGAGTAACCATGGACAGCTTCTGGAAGTTCTCACTGCAGAGGAGGACGACAGGAAAATAAAGTTGAGCAATGTCACGGTGGATGAAAACGGCAGAATCTATCTGGTCAGTGAAGAAGAAGGGCATATATACGTCTATGATGAAAAAAGAAAGTTTCTTTTTAAATTCGGGGTGAAAGGAGGCAGCAGCGGGAAATTGAGCAGGCCTCTTGCGGTTGCGGTTGATAACCAGAGGGGAAGGATGTACGTTGTAGACTACATGCGGCATACGGTGTCAGTCTACGACTATGAGGGCAGGACCCTCTTTGAATTCGGTGGTCTGGGGTGGGGAGAAGGGTGGTTCCAGCATCCGAAGGATATCGCTGTCGATACCGAGGGAAGGATCCTGGTAGCTGATACGTTTAACGACCGGATAGAGGTGTTTCAGGCGAATGAATAG
- a CDS encoding segregation/condensation protein A, whose translation MADGINIKIPVFEGPFDLLLHLIRENKIDIYDIPISVITGQYLQYIEMMKELNLEIAGEFLVMAATLIQIKSRMLLPPDEEAPPEEQEDPRHELVQRLLEYQKYKEAAADFRIREDEWLKIFHREPFSEEEEGELCLFNVGIFDLIGAFKKILDKAPPEVVSITMETLTVKDKMSTIMEIIEGQDAVRFEELFKDGITRVQIIVTFIALLELIRLGLIRAYQEKAFGNIWVINPARQSTAVNQASTQE comes from the coding sequence ATGGCTGATGGCATTAACATAAAGATACCTGTCTTCGAAGGGCCCTTTGATCTGCTTTTGCACCTTATCAGGGAAAACAAGATAGACATCTATGATATCCCGATCTCGGTTATCACGGGTCAGTACCTCCAGTACATCGAGATGATGAAGGAACTGAACCTCGAGATTGCAGGAGAGTTTCTTGTGATGGCTGCAACCCTGATCCAGATAAAATCGCGGATGCTCCTGCCTCCCGATGAGGAAGCCCCGCCGGAAGAGCAGGAAGATCCGAGACATGAGCTTGTCCAGAGGCTGCTGGAGTACCAGAAATACAAGGAAGCAGCCGCTGATTTCAGAATACGGGAAGATGAATGGCTGAAGATTTTTCACCGCGAACCATTTTCAGAGGAAGAAGAGGGCGAACTCTGTCTTTTCAATGTCGGCATTTTTGATCTCATCGGTGCCTTCAAAAAAATCCTCGATAAGGCCCCTCCCGAGGTTGTTTCCATTACCATGGAAACACTTACGGTGAAGGACAAGATGTCCACGATCATGGAGATAATCGAAGGACAGGATGCGGTCAGATTTGAGGAACTCTTCAAAGACGGCATCACAAGGGTTCAGATCATCGTGACCTTCATTGCACTCCTAGAGCTTATCAGGCTCGGCCTTATCAGGGCGTACCAGGAAAAGGCATTCGGAAACATATGGGTAATTAACCCTGCCCGGCAGTCCACCGCAGTGAACCAGGCGTCCACTCAGGAATAA
- a CDS encoding cytochrome c3 family protein, translated as MRRGMNFGLFVVFSLFSMLFGLCVFTVTADARVKGKCKDCHTMHYSYEGEGRAYGSQTGPFPILSKGGCIGCHAQDPNGVKSIVTAGKARIPQVLHHNENDDLAGGNFYYVADGFNPDYAKGHNVRGISRQENPPMDIPPAFVGNIVIAGGTGPARWPGRQQLTCAGTWGCHGNRTEEDPYQSVYGAHHADDSDIDGATVGTSYRFLYGVKGKEHNEWEYQAAITDHNGYKGSVDHDTTDTISYLCGQCHAGFHPHPNLGGSREVGHSYNAAWKRHPADIAFNTVHGGYANSEYSGYLLYSLEAPVAYDKPTGSEAVVDAGSILMCLSCHRSHASKYPDLLRWDYETMKAEKGKGGQGCLTCHTGKAGH; from the coding sequence ATGAGAAGAGGGATGAATTTCGGATTATTTGTGGTATTTTCTCTCTTTTCCATGTTGTTTGGCCTTTGTGTTTTTACAGTAACTGCTGATGCGAGGGTAAAGGGAAAATGCAAGGATTGCCACACGATGCACTACAGTTATGAGGGGGAGGGAAGGGCGTACGGGAGCCAGACAGGCCCTTTTCCGATTCTTTCGAAAGGCGGATGTATCGGCTGTCATGCACAGGATCCAAATGGTGTCAAAAGTATCGTAACGGCAGGAAAAGCGCGGATCCCCCAGGTTCTTCATCATAATGAAAACGATGATCTCGCGGGAGGGAATTTCTATTATGTGGCGGATGGGTTTAATCCTGACTATGCAAAAGGGCATAATGTGCGGGGAATCTCACGCCAGGAAAATCCGCCCATGGATATTCCCCCCGCCTTTGTCGGCAATATTGTTATTGCCGGAGGAACAGGTCCAGCACGCTGGCCGGGACGCCAGCAACTGACCTGTGCAGGTACATGGGGATGTCATGGCAACAGGACAGAAGAAGATCCTTACCAGTCCGTTTACGGGGCACATCATGCCGATGATTCGGATATTGACGGTGCAACAGTAGGAACAAGCTACCGTTTTCTTTATGGAGTGAAAGGGAAGGAACACAATGAATGGGAGTATCAGGCTGCAATAACGGACCATAACGGCTACAAGGGCAGTGTTGACCATGATACCACGGATACCATCAGTTACCTGTGCGGGCAGTGTCACGCCGGATTTCACCCGCATCCTAATCTCGGCGGCAGCAGGGAAGTAGGCCATTCATACAATGCGGCTTGGAAAAGACATCCTGCCGACATCGCGTTCAACACTGTACATGGCGGTTATGCAAATTCCGAGTACAGTGGATATCTCTTGTACAGCCTGGAGGCTCCTGTAGCCTATGATAAGCCTACAGGCAGTGAGGCTGTTGTTGATGCCGGCAGCATTCTCATGTGCCTTTCATGCCACAGATCCCACGCGAGCAAATACCCTGACCTTCTGAGATGGGATTATGAAACCATGAAAGCGGAAAAAGGGAAAGGCGGGCAGGGTTGTTTAACGTGTCATACCGGTAAGGCAGGGCATTGA
- a CDS encoding peptidyl-prolyl cis-trans isomerase, translating into MAIDRQKRAMSTKVRYRKQKSDVHIMNQTSMKTGMYCFGVILVMFCWMMVFSGCALSTKHELVLAVVDGERVTEGDLKYSLNIAHRREDLSSAGLLDLEEFIQRLIDDRLIVHEARNAGVDRYPEVRQAVDAFFLRESVVRLHNQEIVQKVTVSEQEIMEHFRTNYERFTLELMELKSREEAQGILEKIRTGENFRDLARDHSPHSMKDGDAEYTVTRNTVSGDIENALVSLNPGEISEIVKVNERYYIIHLLGKSSAPAEQYQDFRGRIERELRKQKEKFRSEEYLKELRAKSAVRIDREILSSIESEKTGEETGIRADDARTVAEVNGAVLTVADLVRMNPPSSDKSSEDIVNAWIDRKVVDQEALRRHYKADAGLQAVTIRYENEILKNTYIRKMIVPQITVREADLQQYYAAHQQDFAKPVRYRLLQITVKSREDAQEIAKSIAEGADFSWLAKRKSIDSAASRGGDAGWIAGKDLPRPVAEVIKTMGTGETSPIIPLDSSYGIFRIQEMTEKETEAYAHIKDTVSKAYIKEQIRNIQDKYLRQLRAAAEIRVHEENITKLKEKLKQ; encoded by the coding sequence ATGGCAATAGACAGACAGAAAAGAGCAATGAGCACGAAAGTCAGGTACAGAAAACAGAAATCTGACGTGCACATCATGAATCAGACATCCATGAAGACTGGTATGTACTGTTTTGGCGTTATCCTTGTTATGTTCTGCTGGATGATGGTTTTCAGCGGCTGTGCTTTATCCACCAAGCATGAGTTGGTGCTTGCTGTTGTTGACGGTGAACGTGTAACGGAAGGGGATCTCAAATACTCTCTGAACATTGCACACCGGAGAGAAGACCTTTCATCTGCAGGACTTCTGGATCTGGAAGAATTCATACAGAGACTGATCGACGACAGGTTGATCGTCCACGAAGCACGCAACGCCGGCGTGGACAGATATCCTGAGGTACGACAGGCTGTTGACGCATTTTTTCTGAGGGAGTCGGTCGTGAGGCTTCATAACCAGGAGATTGTGCAGAAGGTTACGGTATCAGAGCAAGAAATCATGGAGCATTTCAGAACTAATTATGAGAGGTTTACCCTTGAATTGATGGAACTGAAGTCGCGTGAGGAGGCGCAGGGAATTCTGGAGAAAATCCGGACAGGAGAAAATTTCAGAGATCTTGCCAGGGACCATTCTCCTCATTCCATGAAGGATGGTGATGCAGAATACACTGTCACGAGGAATACTGTTTCAGGAGATATTGAAAACGCTCTCGTTTCCCTGAACCCCGGAGAAATCAGTGAGATTGTCAAAGTAAACGAGAGGTACTACATCATACATTTACTCGGGAAAAGCAGTGCGCCTGCCGAGCAGTACCAGGATTTCAGGGGCAGGATTGAGCGGGAACTCAGGAAGCAGAAAGAAAAATTCCGCAGTGAGGAGTACCTGAAGGAACTCCGTGCAAAATCTGCGGTAAGGATTGACCGGGAAATTCTGTCCTCCATTGAATCAGAAAAAACAGGGGAAGAGACCGGGATACGTGCAGATGATGCGAGGACTGTGGCCGAGGTGAATGGTGCAGTTCTGACTGTTGCAGATTTGGTCAGGATGAACCCGCCGTCTTCCGATAAGTCCAGTGAGGATATCGTCAACGCGTGGATTGACCGCAAAGTCGTTGATCAGGAAGCACTCAGACGTCATTATAAGGCCGATGCCGGCTTACAGGCTGTAACTATCCGGTATGAGAACGAGATTCTCAAAAACACCTATATCAGGAAAATGATAGTTCCCCAGATAACCGTTCGTGAGGCAGACCTTCAGCAGTACTATGCAGCGCATCAGCAGGATTTCGCAAAACCGGTGCGTTACCGGCTGCTGCAGATTACGGTGAAGTCAAGGGAGGATGCTCAGGAAATCGCGAAAAGCATTGCGGAGGGGGCAGATTTTTCCTGGCTCGCAAAGAGAAAGTCAATTGATTCGGCAGCATCGCGGGGAGGCGATGCCGGATGGATTGCCGGGAAAGATTTACCACGGCCCGTTGCAGAAGTGATAAAAACAATGGGCACCGGAGAAACAAGCCCGATAATTCCGTTAGATTCATCATACGGGATATTCAGGATACAGGAAATGACAGAAAAAGAAACTGAAGCATATGCGCATATTAAGGACACGGTATCCAAAGCATATATAAAAGAGCAGATAAGAAACATTCAGGATAAGTACCTCAGGCAGTTGAGGGCGGCAGCAGAAATACGAGTGCATGAAGAAAACATCACGAAGCTGAAAGAAAAACTGAAGCAGTAA
- a CDS encoding cytochrome c3 family protein, with protein sequence MKSAVCFIMLLSLLLISGNVYAITGVCSNCHTMHNSQNGTRMADRDAPYEYLLRASCIGCHTGSTGQVNSYGAPVVYHTTDPAGQGAGKTLAGGDFYWVASGTAGRDDAKGHNVYGIASADVALGMTPPGWHPAATPGALNDGQINAGGAAWSTQLNCAGQFGCHGNHSSASNDGGIFGSHHGNTGGTATQANAPTSVGGSYRFLGGINGLEEAGWNWAETASTHNEYFGVNDTANRNQTYTAYNNKRTISYSCAQCHGYFHSRIDDTATGSPWLRHPTDVDLPASGEYATYNPDNSNLYSVEAPVGRATVPASSSSTVTPGTDIVTCISCHRAHGSSEPDILRWTYANIQAGTGTADTGCFTCHTQKNAD encoded by the coding sequence ATGAAATCTGCAGTATGCTTCATAATGCTTCTCAGTCTGTTGCTCATATCCGGCAATGTGTATGCCATCACAGGAGTCTGTTCGAACTGCCATACCATGCACAACAGCCAGAACGGCACAAGAATGGCAGACAGGGATGCGCCCTATGAGTATCTGCTGAGGGCAAGCTGTATCGGATGTCATACCGGCTCGACAGGACAGGTCAACAGCTACGGTGCGCCGGTTGTCTACCATACCACTGATCCGGCTGGTCAGGGTGCAGGCAAGACACTGGCTGGCGGTGATTTCTACTGGGTTGCCAGCGGTACTGCCGGCCGTGACGATGCGAAAGGCCACAATGTATACGGGATTGCCAGTGCTGATGTGGCTCTCGGGATGACGCCGCCCGGCTGGCATCCGGCTGCAACTCCCGGTGCGCTGAATGACGGACAGATCAATGCAGGGGGAGCTGCATGGTCAACACAGCTCAACTGCGCAGGACAGTTTGGATGTCATGGCAATCACAGCAGTGCATCCAATGACGGTGGAATTTTCGGCTCACACCACGGAAACACAGGCGGAACTGCGACACAGGCAAACGCTCCAACGTCGGTAGGAGGCAGTTACCGGTTCCTTGGCGGCATCAACGGACTTGAGGAAGCCGGATGGAACTGGGCTGAAACGGCCAGTACCCACAATGAATATTTCGGCGTGAATGATACGGCAAACAGAAACCAGACCTACACCGCGTATAACAACAAGCGAACCATAAGCTATTCATGTGCACAATGCCACGGGTACTTCCACAGCAGGATTGACGACACCGCAACCGGCTCCCCATGGCTAAGACACCCGACTGATGTTGATCTTCCGGCTTCCGGCGAATATGCAACGTACAACCCTGACAATTCCAATCTCTACAGTGTTGAAGCGCCTGTCGGACGTGCCACGGTGCCCGCATCCAGCAGCAGCACGGTTACTCCGGGAACGGATATCGTTACCTGCATCTCGTGCCACAGGGCTCACGGCTCTTCAGAACCAGACATTCTGAGATGGACGTATGCAAATATTCAGGCCGGGACAGGGACTGCTGATACGGGATGTTTTACCTGTCATACACAGAAAAATGCCGATTAA
- a CDS encoding cytochrome c3 family protein, protein MQKKIFLVMGIIVLCMAMFTYAPERGEAVVGGDCDACHSLYPGMMEKTMRGKPFQFVLRDIFCINCHSHNTSETIKLLGGNRVPVVFNNVKPVHPLAGGNFYPVARDFGDRKGHNVKSIASVDAKFRNVPPGYSRKLDPSLTGYDMGQQLSCAGTNGCHGDRNIEDPFEAVFGAHHAVGLPIDGSTTAKSYRYLRNAGKVKGVTGYEDNEWNRHATADKHNEYTPSIDEFCTSCHGEFHTGKLSSVKSPWFRHPTGIVLPSNGEYANYRTYNPDAPVARPVLPQSPSNVVTPGKDAVSCLSCHLAHAGPYESLLRWDYDNIFTGEDEKGGCIVCHTGK, encoded by the coding sequence ATGCAGAAAAAGATATTTTTAGTTATGGGTATCATTGTGCTGTGCATGGCGATGTTCACGTATGCGCCAGAGAGGGGTGAAGCGGTAGTAGGCGGGGATTGCGATGCATGCCATTCCCTGTATCCCGGGATGATGGAAAAAACCATGCGAGGAAAGCCATTTCAGTTTGTGCTCAGAGATATCTTCTGCATCAACTGCCATTCTCATAACACCAGCGAGACTATTAAGCTGCTCGGTGGCAACAGGGTGCCTGTAGTTTTCAACAACGTGAAGCCGGTACACCCCCTTGCCGGAGGGAATTTCTACCCTGTCGCAAGGGATTTTGGTGACAGGAAGGGACATAATGTAAAAAGCATTGCCTCAGTTGATGCGAAATTCAGGAATGTGCCTCCCGGGTACAGCAGGAAACTTGATCCCTCCCTCACAGGGTATGACATGGGGCAGCAGCTTTCCTGTGCGGGCACGAACGGTTGTCACGGGGACAGAAATATTGAAGACCCTTTTGAGGCTGTGTTCGGTGCCCACCATGCTGTGGGGTTGCCAATCGACGGAAGCACAACCGCGAAGAGTTACCGTTACTTGAGGAATGCCGGAAAAGTGAAGGGTGTCACGGGATATGAGGACAATGAATGGAACAGGCATGCTACAGCGGATAAGCATAATGAATATACTCCGTCGATTGATGAATTCTGTACCAGCTGTCACGGCGAGTTTCATACAGGAAAACTATCCTCCGTGAAAAGCCCGTGGTTCAGGCACCCTACAGGAATTGTCCTGCCTTCAAATGGTGAATATGCCAATTACCGGACATACAATCCGGATGCGCCGGTTGCAAGGCCTGTGCTTCCTCAGTCTCCCAGTAATGTGGTTACCCCGGGAAAAGATGCAGTCAGTTGTCTGTCCTGCCACCTTGCCCATGCAGGACCTTACGAATCCCTGCTGAGATGGGATTATGACAATATCTTTACCGGGGAAGACGAAAAAGGCGGTTGCATTGTATGTCATACGGGAAAATAA